Genomic DNA from Thermosipho ferrireducens:
AATATGCTTTAGCTAATGAAGAAAATTTTATAATACTTTGGAGTACTGCCGATATTATATTTACTAATAATTTTTTTGAAACTATTATAAAAAATTACAAGAAAAATCTTTTGGGTACTTCTCACCCACATGTAATATTTCCTTCAATTGAAGATTTTCATAAAAAGACCAATAAAAAAGTGAAACTATCAAAAGGATTTGATTTGATTTATTTTGACAATGTATTTTTAACTAATGAATTAGTTGTTGAATCAATCTCTAACTATAAGTTTTATGATTATGGAATATTCGAACATTTTTTAATATCTTTGAATGAGTTAAACCATAAATGTAATATGATAAATATTTTTGAAGAAGCTAGAGTTTATAAGATTGAAAATGATAGAAAACTTACTCAAGAATCACAACAATTTTTAAGCAACAGCCACAAACGTAATTCAGCAATTTTTAATAGATTTTTAAATGAACATAAGATTAGTAGAAAATATTTTAACTTAACATATTGTCATTTAAAGTTTAAAATTACTAGGAACAAATTTAGTCATTACTTAAAATTTTGTTGCGATATTCTTTTGTATGAAATTTGGAGTGCTTTATCAGCTATTATTCCAAAGAAATTTAAGAGTTATTTAAAAAGAATTTTAAGAGGTGAGTGAAATGAAAATTTGTATTATAGGAGCTGGAATAACAGGATTAAGTGTAGGGAAACTTTTATCTAATGATCATGATGTTACAATCTATGAGAAAAAAAATCATATTGGAGGAATTGCATATGTAAAAGATGTAAATGGAGTTGCTTATCATTTAGTTGGAGGGCATTGCTTAAATTCTAAGAATCAAAAAGTTTTAGATTTTATTTTTAATAAAGTTTTACCGAAAGAAAACTGGCACATAGTTAAAAGAATTTCTAAAATATATTTTAGAGGTCATTATATATCATATCCTATTGAGTTTTCTGTTAAAGAAATTGCGACCTTCGATAAAGATCTTGCTTTTAATATTACTAAGGATTTTTTTGAAGCAAAGTTTCAAAATCCTCAGAATTTAGCGGAATGGTTTGAACAAAAATTTGGAAAAACGTTAGCCCACGAATATTTTATACCGTATAATAGAAAAATATGGAATATGGCTCCAGAAAAAATGGATTATTTATGGGTTAAAGATAAGTTGCCTATTCCTAATAAGAGAGATTTTTTTGAATCTTTAATTGGAGTAAAACGTGACATTATGCCACACAATGTATTTTATTACCCAAATACGAATAGTCAAAATACCTTTATTGAAGCTTTAGCGAAAGATTTGAAAGTGATTAATAATTTTGAAGTTTTTTCTATTGAAAAAAGAAATAATAAATGGATTGTTAACAATCAATATGAATATGATATAGTTATTAGCACAGTACCATTAAATATGCTTCCATTTATTGTAAAAAATGTTCCTGTTAAAATTAAAGATTATGCTAGGAAACTTAAATATAACAAAGTTACAACTGTTTTATGGAAAACAAAACCCATAAAATTCACTTGGACTTACTATCCAGCACCTGATACTATTTTTCATAGACATATACATATAGGAAATTTTTTTCAACCTATGCAAAACTATACAATTACAGAGAGCATTGGTGAACGTAGCTACGAAGAAATGGTATCAGAAGGCAGAAAATTTGATTATTTGTTAGAACCTCTTGATTATCATGTTTCTGATCACGCTTATGTGGTTTTTGATCACAACTATAAAAAAAGTAAGGAAATGATTAAAGAGTATTTCCAAAAAATAGGTATTTTTTCTATAGGTCGGTTTGGGGAATGGGAATATTACAATATGGATGTTTGTATAGAAAAAGCCATGGAATTAGTTGAAAGGATAAATAGAAATATACTGCTCCCCATGAAAGTTGAACAAAAAAAAAGTAGAATGTTAGAATAAAGATAAGGGGGTGCAGTCAATGGCAAAGAAACTCTCAACAGAAGAAAAGATGGCAATAATTTTGGAAGGACTTAGACGAGAAAAGAGTGTTTCACAAATCTGTAGAGAACATGGTATTTCTCAAGCTCAGTATTACAAATGGCGAGATAGGTTTTTAGAAGGTGCCAAAGAGGGTTTAGAAAATGGCAAAAAATCTAAAGTAAAACAGCTTGAAGAAAAAATTGAAGAACTTGAAAAAGTAATTGGAAAACAGACCATCGTCATTGAGACATTAAAAAAAACAGTAGTATATCCAGGAGGCGGGAAATAGTAACACTTCTTCTTGAAAAAGGATTTAATGTATCAGAAGCTTTAAGGTATTTGAAAATCAATAGAAGTACATATTATTACAAACCAAAGGGATACAGCCAAAGAAAGAGCAGACGAAAAGAAGATGATGAAAAAATACTTAAAGAAATAAACAAGCTCAAAAAAGAACATCCATACTGGGGATACCGCAGAATCTGGGCGATGTTAAGAAAAAATGGAAACAAGCTCAACCAAAAGAAGGTATATAGAATAATGAAAGAAAATGGATTACTTTTCAAAGTTAAACACAAAAAAGCTTGTAGAACCAAACAAAAAAAGATAAAGCCAACAAGGCCAAGGGAAGTGTTAGGGATAGACATGACAAAGGTATACACAAGAGATGGAGGATGGGCGTATTACATAGCAGTGATCGATTGGTATACAAGAGAACTCCTTGGAAGTGAAATAAGTCTTAGGTGTAGAACAACTAAAAGGTTAAAAGCGTTAGACAAAGCTATAAATAAGGGATATCCAGAAGGAGTAAGAGGTAAAGGAATAATACTAGTAAGTGACAATGGAAGTCAACCAACAAGTACGAAATTTCTGAAAGAATGTACTGTACTGGGGATAAAACAGATATTTACAAGCTACAACAATCCAAAAGGTAATGCCAATACGGAAAGGTATTTTAGGACGTACAAAGAAGAAGTAGCATGGGTATTAGATAATCCAAATTACGAAGAACTCTGTGAGAAAACCAGGTCATTTGAAAAGTTCTATAACGAAGAATATCCTCACAGTGCTTTAGGATACAAAGATTCAAAGGAGGAATTCGAAGAATTCGTAAGTCTATACAAATCTGCTTGATTTTTTGTCCAATTTTTCGGGGTGCATTATATAATTTATCTACAAAAAAACAAGAAAAATTTTTTCAAAGAATAAGTCAACATGTTGAAAGAACAATGGGATTTTGAATCCCTTATAGAACTGAATTTTGAAGATTAGTTATATTATTGAAAAAATGTGCTACAAAGCAGGTGGTTAAGTGAATTATGAAAGAATTAAAAAAAATATATTGATAGTTTTAATTATAAATTTTTTTAATCTTATTACTGGTATGATTAACGGTTTTTTGATTCCTGCATTTTTAAATATTGACAATTATGCTTTGTTTAAAACTTATGGATTATATATAGGATATTTAGGCATCTTGAGTTTTGGATTTTTAGATGGAATTTATATAAAATATGGTGGAGAATCTATTAGTAAAATTAATAAAAAACAAATAAGTTTTGAGTATGTTTTTTTATTAAAATTCCAAATATTAATTTCAGTTTTTGTTTTGATTTTTGGGATTTTAAGTAAAAATGTAATTATTATCACATTGTCAATTGCAATAATTCCAAATAATTTTCGAATTTTCTTTAGATTTATATTTCAAGCTACAGGTGAATTAGATTCTTATTCCAAAATTGGGATATTATATTCAATTCTTTTGTGTTTGTCGAATCTTATAATAATTTTTTTCATAAAAAAAGATAGTTATTTGCTTTTTATTTTTGTCAATTTAATAATAAGTTACATAATATTTATTATTTTTGATATTGAATTTAGAAAACTTTTGTGGACAAGAAAAAAAGAAGAGGTAGATGTTATACCTATTTTTAAAACTGGACTATTCATAATGCTTGGAAACTTATTTGCAATGTTATTTTATTCAATGGATAGATGGTTTGTAAAGTTTTTACTAACTACAAAAGATTTTGCTTATTATTCTTTTGCGATTTCAATGATGAATATAATAAATTTGTTAATATCATCTGTGGCGATATCTTTGTATCCTGCTTTTTCAAGAGGCTATACTCCCGGAATTGTTAAGGAAATAAAAAAATATTTAATAATTATTAGTTCATTTTCTTCTTTGGGATATTATGCATTTTCCTTTATTATAAATATGTGGTTGAAAAAATACACTTACTCACTATTAGTTATATCAGTTTTGTTTGCGGGATTACCGGCAATAGCAGTTATAAATGCTCTCTATATTAATCTTTATAAAGCCAATAAGCAAGAACGAAAATATTTTTATACGGTTATAAAAATGGCTGTAGTATCGTTTGTTTTAAATGTTTTAGCAGTTATTTTAAATAAATCAAATTTTACAATTGCAATAGCAACAACGTTAGCTTTTTATATTTGGTTTTTTTATTCTTCAAAAGATTTTGAAGGATTGGAAACTAATTGGAGAGAAATATTTTATATCTTATTATTTGTAAGTGGTTTTCTATTTAGTACAATAAAGCTTCCATTGTTATATGGATTTGTTTTTTTAGGCATATGGACTTTTATACTTACTATGATTTTCTTTAAAAAGGAATTTGTCAAGCTATTTAGAATTTTAATCTCAAGAGAGTAGTCATAATAAAATAATAGTAATAAATCAAAGATTGTAAACATTTTAATAAAAAATAGCAAAATTATATGGAATTTTGAGAAATATAATAGTGAGTTAATACCTTTGAATATAAGATTTAGGAATTATTTGAAACGCAGGGAAAAATTATATAAGAATGAAGGAACTTCTTCATTACAAATAGTAGTGGATTATATTTCAGGAATGACTGATTCGTATGCATTAAAATGTGCTCAGGAAATAGTGTTTCCAACCCCTATATCCTTTTATTAAAAATTAAGGAATAAGATCCTTCGTCACTTCGTTCCTCAGGATGACATGTTTTAAAGGATAATAAGATTCTTCACGCTTGCGCGTTCAGAATAACAAAAAAGTGATAACAAAAAAACAAAATCCTTGTTATGTTTCATTTATGTTTTATTTGGTTTTATTTTGTTACAGATGTGTTGCTTCGGTGTTTTCCTGCCGTTTTGTAGATGCTTCCTGTGTTTTTAGCTTCCCTGGAATAGTTTTCTGTGTAACAATATCTATACATATGTATACATTATGGTTAAAACGTGAATGTTACGTAGATATATTTATATGTACGCAGCCGGCAGCGTGCAGAAAAAATTTTTTTGGAGGGATGAAGATGAAAAAGGTTGCTATTAAGTGGCTTACTGGTGTGGATGAAAATGGAGAACCTGTTTTTAAAAGACAAACGTTAAGTGTTGAAGATGTTGTTGATGTTGCAAAAGCAAATGCGATTGTGCAGATACTTGAAAAGTATACAAATTATAGTTTAGATAGTGTTCAATTGGTAAGTTATGAGCAGGTGATTTAGCAAAATTAGCGAGGTTGGCGAGAGTTAGTAAAGGAATAAGATCCTTCGTCGCTGACGCTCCTCAGGATGACATCCCCACCGCTTTGCTTGGAATGACAAAAAATAAGATCCCTCACATGCGTTCGGGATGACAATAAGGAAAAAGATCCCTCGTCATTACATTCCTCGGGATGACAGGAGAGGGATATTCCTCGGGATGACCTTTTCTACCTTTGTCATTCCGAACCCGAAGGGTGAGGAATCTTGTAATTGGCGAGGTTGGCGAGAGTTAGCGAGTGTTGGCGAGGGTTAGTGCGTATTGATTGATAATGAAAAATTTAAGGAGGGATATGGATGAAGAGGCTTAGTTTGGTTTACAGGAATACAACTGAAGGGACAACGTTAAGGGTTAATCTTCCTGATCCTGTGGAAAATATAAACACAACTGAGTTAGAACAGGATGCACAGGCTTTGATAGACAATGGGCTTGTTCCAGCAGGGTATGTTTTTGATGAAGCACGTATTGTTGAAACAAATACAAATGTTGTTATCGATTTGATTCAGTGAGTAGGTGAATAGTATGCTGTGGGATATAGTTAAACTTTTTATGGAGCTTGTGGAAAGACCGGGGGATGGGGAGAATAAGAAGAAAGAGGTAATAGAATTGGTTGATGAGATTTTTGATGAATTGAATATAAATTTACCAAGAGAAATGATTTATGCGTTTTTATCCCCTGCGATAGATTATCTCGCAAGGGTGATGTATTAAGCTGGCAAGATTGGCGAAAAACAAGATCCCTCGTCACTTCGTTCCTCGGGATGACAGGAGAGGGATATTCCTCGGGATGACCTTTTCTACCTTTGTCATTCCGAACCTGAAGGGTGAGGAATCTTTTAATTAGCAAGGTTAGAAGGTGTTATGAAAAAAGGGTGTATTGTGTCTTTTTATGAAACAGGGGGGAGTTTCCCTCCTGTTTTTTTAGGTTTGTATGGTATACTAATGTATATTAGGTGTGTTTTGTTGTTTTTAAATTATTTTGCTGGGGGGTTATTGAATGAGTGTATATGATGATTATAAAAGAGATGTTGAAATGATTGCGGGAAGGTATTATAAAAGGTATGGTTATAAATGTGAATCGTATGAAGATTTAAAGCAAACAATATGGTATATTCTGCTTCATGCAATAAGGAAGTTTGATGGAAGAGGGGATGAAAGAAAGTTTGCATTGGCTTTTGTAAGAAATAAGTTGATATCAATTGTTAAGTATAATAGAAAACCACCATATTGTGGAAATGCTCCTTTTACGCCTTTGAAGATGGAATATGTTTCAGGCGATGATGAAAATAAAGACGCTTTCAGAGAAATACAGGGGGAATATGTTGTTTAGCGAGGTTGGCCTTCCACACATGTCATTCCGAACCCCAAGGGTGAGGAATCTTGTCCTTTTTGTCATTCCGAGGAGCGCATGCGACGAGGAATCTTGTATTTAGCGAGAGTTAGCGAGGTTGGCCCTTTCTTCATGTCATTCCGAACCCAAAGGGTGAGGAATCTTATAATTGGCAAGATTTGCGAAAAGTTAAAGAAAAGAAGAATAATTAAACAAACAAACGCCACAGGAAACCCTGTGGTTTTTTTTTGTTTTTTTGTAATTGAATGTGATATAATTTGTTTGTTATGTGACTATAGTATTACGCTTAGATTGATGAATTTTTATGATAAAGGTCCAAGTTTTTGATTAGGCCAATTTTATAAAATGTGTATTTAAAAAGGAGTGATTTCTTTGCTTTTTGATTTGAGTGAAAATTCAAATGTTTTTGTAAAAATATTTGTTGATGAAAAAAAGAAAGTAAAAAATAAATGGAATTATATAGGAATGTTGATTGTAAAAGAACGTTTTGAAGATGAAATAATAGATTTTTTAATGAATACTCAGAATGATGAAAAAATTAAAGAAATGAAATATAAAGAAATAAAAGTTAATGGAGGAAGATACAAAGTAGCTATGAAATGGTTAGATTTTCTTTGTGATAGTTTCTCTTCTCATTCTGAGACGCCGTTTCTTATAAATATTTTAGGAATAGATAGTCAGAAATTAGATCCTTATCGTTTTGGAGCAAACAAAGAGATGGATAAATATTATAATTCTTACAGTCGTTTTTTTAGAACAATAATAAAAAGTTCATGGAGTCATTTCTTTAAAAATAAGGTTCAAAGATATGAGATACGAAAAGTGTTCCATGATGCAGAAGGAGTACTTGAAACCGAACAACCGTATTTTAAAAATCAACTAAAGAAAGCTTTTAAAGAAGATAAAACTTTACTAATAGAGGATATGGAAATAGCATTTGTTAATTCTGATCCAACGGAAGAAAAGGTTTATAAAAAATATTCGTATTTAATAGAATTTATTGACTTGATATTAGGTGTAGTTTCTTTTGCTTTTGATTATGAAGAAGCAAGCTCTAAAAAGTTAGAAGCTAGAAATAAAATGGTTTTAAAATTGAAGAACATTATCCAACAGATTTCTGATAGAAAAGCATATAACAAAAATTTTGATATTTCTTTTTTTCCTAAAAGAACGTATTATGAAAGAATTCCAATTGAAAGTTTTTTCTTTAAAAGAAAACCAAGAATTTTTGGACAGAGAAAGTTGTTTTGAGTATTGGCTTCATTGTCTCCTTAACAAGCAAAATCTTACATGTTCCCGTATTATGCATAATCAAACTTTGAAAAATAAATTCATAAAACGTAGGTGATAAAGATGGGAGCAATCATAAAATGTGAAAAATGTGAAAAAGTTTATAGATACCATTCAAGTGATAGGGAATATTGGATTCAAAAATATGTTAAAGATAATTACGCAAGATAAGATTTTTCTAAATGTTTGGAATCCCATATTTTGGGACAGGCGAAGGTTACGAAGCAGAGCTACTGTTTTGGAAGATGACGTAGAAATTTATAGCTATTTATAGATATCCAATTACAGAATATTTTAAATTAGCAGATATTGATCCAAAGCCAAAGGAGATGGAAATAGTGGGTTTTGATACCTTAAAATCAACTGAAAGTATTTTCTATTATAATCAAGCCAAAAAAGAGTTTATTTCTTTGAAGAATGAAGAGGATAGTTCTAATAAATTGAACGAATTTATATTTAAAACAGAAGATAATTTAGTAATTTTAGCTGGTGCTGGTTGTTCAATAATTTCTAAAAAATACGCCAAAAGATTAAGCGATGTTAAAAGCGGCAAAACCATGAAAGAATTGTATATTAGTACAGTTTGTCAAATTGGTAAGAAAAAATTAGATAATTGTAATCTTGAAAAAATATTTTTTCCAAAAGATTGTCCAGGAAAGTATGATGAGGAAAATAAGGAGTGCGTAAGTTGCTATAGATTAGAAGAGAAACTGAGTTTAGCAGATGAATATATTAAGGTTAATGAGGCATTAGGAAATGAACAAGTTGTTGAAAAACTTAAAAATTTCATCAAGCAAGTAAGGCAAAAGATAAAGGAAGAATGTGAGTTAGAATACCATAGGAATTATTTTAAGCATGGAGAGTTTTTAAGTAAAATTTTAAGTTTGAGAAGTAAGAAAAATGAACGATTAAAAATTTTTACCACAAATTATGATACCTTGTTTGAACAGGCTGCCTCAGACGAGAAAATAATATTGATTGATGGATTTAGTTATGCAGAACCTAGATATTTTGATGATTCTTATTTTGACTATGATTTTGTAGTAAGAGATAATGTTAGAAAATTAGCTGAACCTATTCTTGCTGATAAAGTAATTCATCTTTATAAATTACATGGTTCAATTGATTGGGTTAGAGATAAGGACAAAAAAATTAAAAAATTGAGATTCAAAGTCGTTAAGAATGGAAAAATACAATCAGGTGTGGATGGAGAAGAAGTACAATTTGTTATGATATATCCAGCTACTACAAAATTTGAACAAACATTTTCATCTCCACATTTTGAGTTGTATTCAAGATTTATTTCAGAATTAAAGAAAAAGAATACAGTTTTGATTGTTATTGGTTTTAGTTTTGGTGATGAACATATTAACAATGCGATAATTAATGCTTTAAAACTGAATAATAGTTTAAAAATGGTGATGGTTGATATAAGTATTTTTGGGGAAGGTCAAAATGAAAGCTCGAAAAGTGGCGAGGTGGAAAGTTCCAAGGAACCTGAAAATTACAATAAAAAACTTGACGAATTACGGGTTGAATATAAATTTATCCAGAATTTTAATGAAACAATACTATCCAGAATTTTGTTGGTTGAAAAAAGTTTTTCCGAATTTGTAGACTTATTATACGGTAATTATGAAAGGGAAAACGAATTTTGAGGTGGGGTTATGGGACATTTAAAAGCTCATACAGAAATATTTGATGAAGGATTACTTTTGGGTTATATTTCAAAAGTGACACAAAATTATGCTCTTTTAAATACTCCTCATTATTATCAGCTTACACGTTATCATTATAATGGGGAAGATTATCATGGGGGTCTTTTAAATTCGTATGTTTTAATAGAAGGAGATAACTATGGGTTTCTTGGACAAATTTTTGAAATTGAATTTTTGGAAAAAGAAAGAAAAGAAATTACTAGTACAAGTTTTGAACTCAACAAAGAAACAGCACTTAATCCCAGAATAAAAATCTCTCTTTTAATGGCTTTTGATTACTTGACAAAAAAACTAAAAAGAATCTCAACAGATTTTCCAAATATAGGTGCGAGGGTTTTTCTTGCGAAAGGGGATGTTGTTAAATCTTTTTTGGAAAATTTAAATGAGGAAAATACAAGGATATCAGAAAAAGAAAAAATAAAATTTTGTTTAGGAAATGTTTTAGGAAAAAAAGATGTGAACATTAAATTAACCACAAAACAAATTTTTTCAAGACATTGTGCAATCGTTGGAACAACGGGTAGTGGGAAAAGTTGGACTGCTGCAAAATTGATAGATTTATTGATTGCTGAGAACAAAAAAATCATATTGATAGATCCTACAGGTGAATATACTAATGCTTTTGATTCTGAAGAAATAAAAAAAGATTATGATGCCGATATATTTAGATTAGGAATAGATTCAATAATTGATTATCACAAGATGCAATTAGAAGACTTATATCTGATGCTGACTCCATCCGAAGGAATACAACTACCAAAGTTAAACGAAGCAGTAAGGAGTTTAAAATTGGTAAAGATAGCAAATGCTGCAAAAGATAATTCAGAACAATATGGTATTTCTGAAGAAATTATTAGGATTATTAACAGTTTTATAGGCGAAGATAAAAAAGGACTTTTAAAAAAGAAGGGAAAAAATAGAGAAGACTATGAAACGTTATTATTAAAATTTAATAAAGAGGTTTCTGAGAATAACTTAAATTGCGTTAATATTTTTCTTCTTTCTCACCAAATAAAAGAAGAGTGCATATGGGAAACAAATAAGCAAAATAATAATTTATTTGGAGATTACGACGAAAAAACATATGGACAATGTTTACCAATGATTCTGAGA
This window encodes:
- a CDS encoding SIR2 family protein, yielding MGFDTLKSTESIFYYNQAKKEFISLKNEEDSSNKLNEFIFKTEDNLVILAGAGCSIISKKYAKRLSDVKSGKTMKELYISTVCQIGKKKLDNCNLEKIFFPKDCPGKYDEENKECVSCYRLEEKLSLADEYIKVNEALGNEQVVEKLKNFIKQVRQKIKEECELEYHRNYFKHGEFLSKILSLRSKKNERLKIFTTNYDTLFEQAASDEKIILIDGFSYAEPRYFDDSYFDYDFVVRDNVRKLAEPILADKVIHLYKLHGSIDWVRDKDKKIKKLRFKVVKNGKIQSGVDGEEVQFVMIYPATTKFEQTFSSPHFELYSRFISELKKKNTVLIVIGFSFGDEHINNAIINALKLNNSLKMVMVDISIFGEGQNESSKSGEVESSKEPENYNKKLDELRVEYKFIQNFNETILSRILLVEKSFSEFVDLLYGNYERENEF
- a CDS encoding sigma factor → MSVYDDYKRDVEMIAGRYYKRYGYKCESYEDLKQTIWYILLHAIRKFDGRGDERKFALAFVRNKLISIVKYNRKPPYCGNAPFTPLKMEYVSGDDENKDAFREIQGEYVV
- a CDS encoding DUF1659 domain-containing protein — its product is MKKVAIKWLTGVDENGEPVFKRQTLSVEDVVDVAKANAIVQILEKYTNYSLDSVQLVSYEQVI
- a CDS encoding protoporphyrinogen/coproporphyrinogen oxidase; this encodes MKICIIGAGITGLSVGKLLSNDHDVTIYEKKNHIGGIAYVKDVNGVAYHLVGGHCLNSKNQKVLDFIFNKVLPKENWHIVKRISKIYFRGHYISYPIEFSVKEIATFDKDLAFNITKDFFEAKFQNPQNLAEWFEQKFGKTLAHEYFIPYNRKIWNMAPEKMDYLWVKDKLPIPNKRDFFESLIGVKRDIMPHNVFYYPNTNSQNTFIEALAKDLKVINNFEVFSIEKRNNKWIVNNQYEYDIVISTVPLNMLPFIVKNVPVKIKDYARKLKYNKVTTVLWKTKPIKFTWTYYPAPDTIFHRHIHIGNFFQPMQNYTITESIGERSYEEMVSEGRKFDYLLEPLDYHVSDHAYVVFDHNYKKSKEMIKEYFQKIGIFSIGRFGEWEYYNMDVCIEKAMELVERINRNILLPMKVEQKKSRMLE
- a CDS encoding MATE family efflux transporter; translation: MNYERIKKNILIVLIINFFNLITGMINGFLIPAFLNIDNYALFKTYGLYIGYLGILSFGFLDGIYIKYGGESISKINKKQISFEYVFLLKFQILISVFVLIFGILSKNVIIITLSIAIIPNNFRIFFRFIFQATGELDSYSKIGILYSILLCLSNLIIIFFIKKDSYLLFIFVNLIISYIIFIIFDIEFRKLLWTRKKEEVDVIPIFKTGLFIMLGNLFAMLFYSMDRWFVKFLLTTKDFAYYSFAISMMNIINLLISSVAISLYPAFSRGYTPGIVKEIKKYLIIISSFSSLGYYAFSFIINMWLKKYTYSLLVISVLFAGLPAIAVINALYINLYKANKQERKYFYTVIKMAVVSFVLNVLAVILNKSNFTIAIATTLAFYIWFFYSSKDFEGLETNWREIFYILLFVSGFLFSTIKLPLLYGFVFLGIWTFILTMIFFKKEFVKLFRILISRE
- a CDS encoding IS3 family transposase (programmed frameshift); the encoded protein is MAKKLSTEEKMAIILEGLRREKSVSQICREHGISQAQYYKWRDRFLEGAKEGLENGKKSKVKQLEEKIEELEKVIGKQTIVIETFKKNSSISRRREIVTLLLEKGFNVSEALRYLKINRSTYYYKPKGYSQRKSRRKEDDEKILKEINKLKKEHPYWGYRRIWAMLRKNGNKLNQKKVYRIMKENGLLFKVKHKKACRTKQKKIKPTRPREVLGIDMTKVYTRDGGWAYYIAVIDWYTRELLGSEISLRCRTTKRLKALDKAINKGYPEGVRGKGIILVSDNGSQPTSTKFLKECTVLGIKQIFTSYNNPKGNANTERYFRTYKEEVAWVLDNPNYEELCEKTRSFEKFYNEEYPHSALGYKDSKEEFEEFVSLYKSA
- a CDS encoding DUF2922 domain-containing protein, with translation MKRLSLVYRNTTEGTTLRVNLPDPVENINTTELEQDAQALIDNGLVPAGYVFDEARIVETNTNVVIDLIQ
- a CDS encoding ATP-binding protein gives rise to the protein MGHLKAHTEIFDEGLLLGYISKVTQNYALLNTPHYYQLTRYHYNGEDYHGGLLNSYVLIEGDNYGFLGQIFEIEFLEKERKEITSTSFELNKETALNPRIKISLLMAFDYLTKKLKRISTDFPNIGARVFLAKGDVVKSFLENLNEENTRISEKEKIKFCLGNVLGKKDVNIKLTTKQIFSRHCAIVGTTGSGKSWTAAKLIDLLIAENKKIILIDPTGEYTNAFDSEEIKKDYDADIFRLGIDSIIDYHKMQLEDLYLMLTPSEGIQLPKLNEAVRSLKLVKIANAAKDNSEQYGISEEIIRIINSFIGEDKKGLLKKKGKNREDYETLLLKFNKEVSENNLNCVNIFLLSHQIKEECIWETNKQNNNLFGDYDEKTYGQCLPMILRLNNITNQEIFEKLFVGESAEARDVLKYIENFVVNQEKKVLVINLEEVITEFNMKELVVELIGRKILELARKNGIKDGSVFVFVDEAHNFLKKEKENEMRKYRLNSFEILAKESRKKGVFLCIITQRPGDIPEGVLSQFGTFIIHNLTNSNDIERVKNVLEKSGTIMGLLPYLNEGEAIISSVNIPLILPMKIHEPRVKPDSDVPM